Genomic DNA from Alicyclobacillus fastidiosus:
CATATTCCGAAACGCCAAATCACTATTTTTACCGGTGTATCCGGTTCCGGAAAATCATCGATCGTTTTCGATACCATCGCCGCCGAATCACAGCGTCTGCTGAATGAAAACTTCAGCATGTTCGTCCGCAACTTTCTGCCGCGTGTTCCGCAACCGGATGCAGACGCGATCGAGAATCTTAGCATGGCGGTTATCGTCGACCAGAAACGCTTGGGTGGCGGTTCTCATTCCACGATGGGCACGATTACCGATATCTCTCCGATTCTCCGCCTTCTCTTCTCCCGTGTGGGTCAACCCTATGTTGGACAAGCAAACTTGTTCTCGTTTAACGATCCCCAAGGCATGTGTCCCGAGTGCAACGGCACCGGTCGCAGCATGTGCGTCGACATGAGCAAGGCACTGGACACCTCAAAGTCGTTGAATGAAGGGGCAATCATGCTTCCGGGCTATACGGTGGACAGCATGGATTTGAACATGATCGTGGAATCGGGGCCCTTCGACCCCGACAAGAAGCTGAGTGATTATTCGGATGAGGAACTGGATCAACTGCTGTACGGCAAGGCGAGGAAAGTGGCGACGCAATTCGGCGGGAAGACAGTGAACATTACGGTGGAAGGCTGCATCGAGAAGTTCACCAACAAGTACATCAAGCGAGATGTGAAGACGTATTCCGAGCGCACACAACGAACTGTTGCGCCGTACATCTCTGAGGGTCCCTGCTCCAGCTGCGGCGGCGCGAGACTCAGTCAGGCCGCACTCAACTGCAGAATCAATGGACTCAACATTGCCGAGATGTCCTCGATGGAGGTCGGACAGCTCATCCGCGTCATTCGGGAGATTGACGATCCTGTCGCCGCGCCGGTCGTCAAGTCGCTAACAGAGCGGCTGCAGCATCTCGTGGATATCGGACTTGACTACTTGACGCTGGATCGTGAGACTGATTCATTGTCTGGCGGCGAGTCGCAACGCGTGAAGATGGTGAAGCACCTGAGTGGCAGTCTGGTGGATGTCACTTACATCTTCGATGAGCCCAGCGTTGGCTTGCACCCCCGTGATGTCCACCGCTTAAATGGCTTACTACAGAAGCTGCGCGACAAGGGCAATACCGTGATTGTCGTCGAGCACGATCCCGATGTGATCAGAGTGGCGGATCATATCGTCGACGTCGGGCCTCACGCGGGCAGCCGCGGCGGTACCATCGTGTACGAAGGAAGCTTCCAAGGTCTGCTGGAGGCAGATACACTGACAGGCGCCTACATGAAGCGGCCCCTCCAACTGAAGCACGATTGCAGGCAGCCATCCGGCAAGCTGTCCATCAAGGATGCCACACTGCACAATCTGCGAAACGTGAGTGTAGATATTCCAACCGGAGTGCTGACCGTCGTTACGGGTGGCGCCGGCTCGGGCAAGAGTACGCTGATTAACGAAATATTTCTCAGCCAGCATCCGGATGCGATCGTCATCGATCAATCAGCGGTTGGCGTGTCAACACGGTCCAATCCCGCGACCTACACAGGTATTATGGACGATGTGCGCAAGGCGTTTGCTTCCGCGAACAAGGTCAGCCAAGGCTTGTTCAGCTTCAACTCGAAGGGGGCTTGCGAGAACTGCCAAGGATTGGGTGTTGTGTATGCAGACCTTGCATTCCTCGACAGCGTGAAGTTGCCATGTGAAGTATGCGGAGGTAGGCGGTTCAAGGAAGAAGTACTTGCCTACAAGCTGAACGGCAAGTCAATTGCAGAAGTGCTGGAGATGACTGTCGAGCAGGCATTGGATTTCTTTCAGCTAAAAGAGGTTGTACGCAAACTCCAGGCGATGAGTGATGTGGGGCTGAACTATATTACACTCGGCCAGCCGCTCAGTACGCTCTCGGGCGGGGAATGCCAGCGCATCAAGCTGGCGAGCGAACTGCATAAGAATGGCAGCATCTACGTGATGGACGAGCCGACGACCGGCCTACATATGTCAGACATCGGTCACCTTCTGGGGATCATGAACCGCCTCGTCGATGCCGGCAATACCGTGATCGTCATCGAACATAACCTCGATGTGATAAGCCAAGCGGATTGGATCATCGATATGGGACCGGACGGAGGCAGCAGGGGGGGCCAGGTGGTGTTCGAAGGCACACCTCCGCAGATCATCCGTGCGGAGCAGTCGATCACCGGAAGATACTTGAGAGAACATATGAACGATTAAACTTACGTATGCTTAACCAGGGCTGCTAGGAGAATCGGCAGCCTTTGGCGTTTGCTTGTGGCTGGGCCAGGGCTTTACGTACGGATCGAGTTTAACTAGTATGTAGCTCGCCCTCCAAAAGTTAAACTCTACATGGATGAATTTGCCTCGATAGGGGACCGGGGTATAAATCGAGATGAGGGGATTGGTATTAGATGTCTGAAATTTTAGAGCAACAGTACGAATATATTCGCAGGACACGAGAACTATTGCTCTCGTTCTTGGAGGAAATTCCAGTTCAGAAGTTGCATGAAACTGTCCCGGGATTTGGTCATGGTTGCATATTAAGAACCCATATTCACGTCATCGATTGCTATCGACGCTGGCTCGGGTCATTCGCATTTCATGAGAGATGGGCGGATTTTAGAGATACGGCTGACGACGATATTAAACATTATGATGTGAAAAAGGTTCGCGACAGATTTAAGGAAGTCGATGACATCGTTCAGAAGTTCTTCCATGAATTCCATGATCGTTGGCTCGAGAGTATCGAGAATGAGGTCGGATGGATGGATCAAGCATTGAGTGTCACTCCATTATTTCTCTTAACGCATACTGAGACGCATGAGTTTCACCATAAAGGACAAATCGTTTCAATGGCACGGCACCTGGGATACACTCCTCCTATCACAGACCTAGACTAAATTAAGAGTTTAAACTAAATCGGTGAGGGAGAAGTAATCTTGTTAGCATTTGCTCTGAAAGACCAACATGCCATCATGATATGGGCAGAACCTCCGGAATAGGGCTTGCGACAACCCGCAAGCTGACCGAGACTGGAGCAAAAGTCATTGCCACAAGGCGCGATAAAGGTAAGCTGGATGCCTCACTGAAGCAACCAGGTCCGCGTGCTCGGGGAGCACAAGTAGATGCTACACTTTCCGAAGACCTGAAAACTTTTTACTCTCGCCAAGGCAGTTTCGGGGCTAGATGGTTCAATGATCAGTCTATCTAACTCATTATGTTACGAAACTTGGTGATAACCGTACCAAGACACAACGCGCTTACCAGAAGATGTTTATCGTCTATAATGGAAACGCAATCAATCACAAGGGCATTTTGTGATTGATTGGCCTCATGGGATTGGGACAACTTGTCGCGTAGAGTGGACCATTTGATAAACGTGGTGACGCACGAGACTAGTCAGACAATGTTATCCTCGAACTTCTAAATACATCATCACCACTTTTACTTCACATAATATATATTATCGGACGTTGTGAAATGCCATGTAAAATACTTCAGTTAACATCGGACAATGAATTGCTTCGACGGATTTTCCATTCGATTCAAAATGAGTTGGAGTGCCATCAGTGACCAGAAATCCTGTTTTTTCTAAAACCCTTTGAGATCCTACATTTTGGACCGCAACCATTGCTTTTAGCTGATCAATGTTTAGCTCGTGCTTAGCTTTTTCGCACACCAAAGATACTGCAAACGTGGCATATCCTTTCCCGCAGAATCTTTCTCCAAACCGATAACCAAGACTTGCTGTCCCAAGGTTCGCTCGCATCCCGATGTCGTACAGGTTTACCCTGCCTACAATGTCTCCCGAAGAGTTTAGGGCTAAATAAAAACGACGCTCACCACGTGTCTGATCCTTGATATCATCGGACAAGACAATCCCAAAATTGGAGAAATAATCATCGCCCCGATCAGAAATACTAGCAGCAAAATATTTGCGATTCTCAAGTTCGAATTGTAATAAATCCTTGGAGTCAGATTCGTGTAGAATCCGGATATGAAGCATGAATGCCTACCTCCAGTCACGCTTTCTGTATAGTGGTAATATAACATACGCCTCCCAAGCAGTTCGTTCAACAAATCAATCCTGGTAATACTTACTCAATCAACCTGCCCGGCTCAGTAAGATTTATTGTAACCAATTACATCCTACTGGCGCTATCACTTCCCTAGGCTGCTTAATTCGTGATGACTTCGTCCGTTCCCTATGCCACTTTAGTTTTGTGTACTCAGAAATTTAAAAACCGACCCATTGTTAAAAAGGTATGTGTTAATTCGTTGCACACCATAAGTATGTAATTTATTTTCCTACAACCAAGACACGAAATGGTACATACCCCCATGTTTTATCCTTTGCAAAGGCTAATATGAGGGTATGTACTTTTTTGTCGCTCTACACGCCTAGAACTTACGTACAATCTTTATTTTATGAAAAAATCCAATACCCGGTCCACAGTCATCTCCAGCACATCTGCAATTGACTTGCCGTTCAGCTTGTAAACGAGCACCTCTTCCTGGAAACGTCTAGCTCCGCTTTTTCTTGGCGTTTTCAGAAATGAACCGCTGAAGCTGACTGAAAGAGGACTCTGGTTAAAGGAATACTCCTTTAGCACAGTTATCCCTATCCCTACGCAGAATCCTGGAGCAGGATGAACATCACGTTACGCGCCCTCCCGGATGGTCCCGAGAGGGCGCGTAACGTATGTTTAGTACCAGATAGAGGCTACTAGGGTTCTCATGGCTACATCAGCAACAACAGTCCCCCGATGGTCGGTACCGTAACCATCGCAATTTTGAGCACGATTGGATGCAGACGTTTCGTAAATTTCGCACCAATATAGGTTCCGACTATAGTGCCAATCACAACTTCAAAGAATAACCCGACATTTAAATATCCGTTTGACATATAGCCAATCCCGCCCAAGAGCGCAATGGGTAAGATAACGAGCATCGTGGTTCCAGCAGCTTGACGGATTGACATCCCGAAGAAGAGCAGGAGTCCGATTTGAATAAACGGAGTCGATCCGATTCCGAACGTGCCCGACAATAGACCAGTCACGAGTCCAAGGCCAATCGCCGACAACCAAAACCTCGATCCGGACAAAACCAGTTGGTCATCCATCTGCGATGATTGCCGTTTCTTGCTTATGAACATACGCATCCAAAGCAACAGAGCAGACAAAAACAACATACACGCTGTCAGCCATGTCAAATCATGGGCTGAGATTTGGTGTGCGATGTGTGATCCCGCAAAAGCCCCGATGGCGCCAAATCCACCTATGGCTGCACCGGTTTTCGTTACGACGTTGCCTTCACGAAAGTGGCTGACAGCCCCCGAAATCGTTGTTAACACCATTGCTAGCAGCGAGGTGCCGAGCGCGGTGTGAATCGAAACCCCAAAAACGGTCGTCAAGAGGGCGATAATCACACCCGAGCCACCTGCGCCAACGAAGCCAAGTATCAATCCGACGACCAGCATCGTCAAAACGATCATCTAAAGGTTCCATTCCTAGATTTTGTCGTGCTTCTATTATATAAGAAATGCGGTATCTATTACATACAGCGAACACTCTGACCACCATCTAATGGGAGGCACACTCCCGTGATGAAACTTGCTTACCGATCCGTCATTGAAATTACCTCCACTTCGTTTTGAGCAAAGTCACTGTGTAGCCAAAGGACTTGCCACCACCCACAAATCCATCTCCGATAAGACAAATTCGCAGAACAGCATATTCGCCCACGAGAACCAATCCCGTGTAAATTGAGTGAGATCGTTGCAATCGATACCCTCATGCAACATTCCGGTCCCCGCGTCCATCTGACAAAGCATTTCTAATAGCTCCTTACGTTCGGCACGGTCGTCTGATGTCAATCCCTGCATAGCTACTGACAGCGCCCAGACGTATCCCTCCGGTGTATGCGAACTACCGATGCCTCGCACAAGCCCCGAATAGTAGTACGGATTCTGAGCACTCAGGAGAAACTTTCGAGTATTAAGATAAATCGGGTCATCTTTCTTACAATATCCTAAGTACGGGATCGACAATAAACTCGGCACATTCGCGTCATCCATCAGCACATAATGACCAAGTCCATCTACTTCGTAGGCGTAAACGTCACCATATTCCGGATGTGAAACGATTCCATAATTCTTGATGCCATTGTTAATCTCTTCTGATAACGAAGAAATGAAACGAGTGGTCTCGAAGTCTCCTATCACATCTTGAAAAATTTCGTCGAGATACTGAAGTACAACTACTACAAACATGTTAGACGGAATGAGATAACTATACGTGCACGCGTCATCACTTGGACGAAACCCGGACCATGTCATACCTGTAACGCCGGTGACGGGTCCTTTGCCTCCGCGGGACAATGTATCGAGTTTGCGCGATCCGTCACGCTCAAAGACATATGTGGAGTCTTGTTCGTGATTCTGCTCCGTACGCCAAATTGATAGAATTTCACGCACAGCTTGTTTAAAAACGTCCGATTGCAGATGATCTACTTTGCCGGTGGATTTCCAGTATAAATAAGACAGTTGAATGGGGTAGCATAAGGAATCAATTTCATATTTGCGCTCCCACACTCCGCCTGACATAGCCGTTTTGTCTTTCTGGTGACCCTCTCCATTGTCGTTTACGTTGAACGCATTAGCGTATGGATCTAATAAAATGGAGTTCAGTTGTCGATAAATGACCCCCTCAATCATTTCGGCGATTTCGTGATTTTCACCAGCGAGTAACAAGTATGGTCGCACTTGTGCGGCTGAATCGCGCAACCACATAGCTGGAATATCCCCTGTAATGACAAAGGTATCCCTTTCCCCTTGTGGCAAAATCGTGGTGGACATGGTATTGCTGAAACAATTTTTGAACAGCTGTGTGACCATCGATGAGCTGCCAAACCATTCTTCTACGCGTTGAGTTATTTGTTCCATCGCGGACATCATAGTAACTGAAACTGCGGACATATATATTGCCTCCCTCGTTTTGGAAAATAATAATATTTTACATGGGGGTCATAACTTAGCAGGATGTTGGTCGGTAAAGTTACTTTTAGCCTTTAAACGCCCCTGCCACTCCATTTACAAACCACCTTTGCAGTACAAGAAAGACGATCACAACCGGAGCAGCGACAAGTACGGAGGCCGCAGCTGCCACAGACCAGCCTGCTCTAATTCCACCATGAGTAAGGTATTCACCAATATATTTTCAAGTGGACTCCTGTCGGATTGTTCGCGTACCGAATACACAATGTCGAACTCGGTTCATCCCATTCAAACTTTGCCACATCGTTGTGAACATTGTCCTGGATCATAATCTTTTGCGGCCTTTGTGGACAGCGAAATCTGGCTATTCCATTCACGTTTTCGGGACCTCTGGCAACGAACTCGAACCCTTTATCCGTTCTAGATATTGCTTCGATCCGTGATGATGCTGCAATTAGTTGAAGTTCTTGTTCTATTGCAGTCAAGTCATATAATAAAATGTTATCTCCGGGATTGAGCGTAATTCGATGTACAATTGGAAGGTTTGCGTCGAAAAGATTTACGTATGAACCGCTGAGAACTACGGGTTCTTGATGATAAGATTCATCCATAACGGAAGCAATCACGTACGGACCACGTTCCAAAACGAAAGCGTTTGTCGGGCACCACTCTAGATGAACACCATCCACCGAACCGATGGCATCCTTCACCATGTCCCGAAGTCGGTTGGCCTTCACTCGTTCATGAGCACAGCTTGCGGGATGAATCGGACAATAGGCCAAAATTCCTTTTCCAACGGAATATGAGCCTTCCGTTAGCGACGTTCCCAAACCCAAGCTCTCAAAGAGGTGTTCTGCTGGTGAGAGATACTTTCGTTTGCCTTGGTTCCACCATTCCCGAACCTGATGGAAGCCATCACTGCCGTCACCGACATAAATTAAGATGCCACCGTCAAGTACCCACTGAGCCAACGAATTGTGAAGGTCTGGAGATTCTGGTTTCATAAATTCATAGCTGAGCACGAGAATACGATAGTCGTCCAAATAGGCCGGAAATCGTTTAATATTGTCCAACTGGACCGGGCGTACCACAAGCCCGTGTTTGAGCAATGGCAGGGCCAACCCATAGAAAGGAGACCAATCCAGAAGGTCGTTAGCAGTTGAACCGTGAACCGGGTTCAATTCGGGTATCCTCCGTTGATACATCGCCGAGTCAGCAAGCAGTATCCCCACCTCAAGATGATGCTCCCGCCAGGCAATTCGCTTTTGATCCATATCCCCAAGCGCATGCATGACCACCAATAATTTGGTCGCATAATCGGCCGGTATATTTTCTCTACCAAGTTCGTCTTCCCGAGGGTATTTTCCATTGAACACTCGGCTTGGCCAAGGGCATATTTCAAAGCGTGAAATATGTGGATGGAACAAAGACGCCACCACAGTTTTGAAATAGTTTTGTTCGTAGTCTTTCCAAGTGTGTTTGGGATCATCTTCAATGGGGTCGTGTAAAAACCACATCCGTCGGTTTGTACCCCGAACCAATTCCTGCATGATGCCGTATTCCAGAAAGGCGGTCTCAAACGTTCTTTCCTTACGAATCCCTTCGTAGACGTTTGGAGTCCTGGCGGTCCCCGTCCAAATTTGCGCGATGTAGCCATCAATCCCAGGCAAGTCCAATAAACGGGACTCGGGGCTGACAATCCGCCACTGCGTATAGTTGATCAAACTGTGCGTAGGGACATAGAAGCGAATGTTACGGTCGTATGTTACTTTTGCGTATTCTTTTAAAGTACTGCACATTTGATCCAGACACCGTGTGAACAAATACGCTTTCAAACGAGAGGCCCGGTACTGCGCATCCTCAGTTTCATGCGGAGGCTGCCACGGTTCCCTGTAATAGATTTCCCACTCCCTCTTGAACGCGTCCGAATAACCTCCCTCCACCCAAAATTCTGGTTCTTCCAAATGGATAGAGTCAACGCCAGCGTCCACGGCCACTCGTATTCTTTCTGTGAGGAAGTCTGCAAAGGCAATCGTCGGCACCATATAAGGAACGTCAATGCCGTGGCTGATATTGTCCCCCTTGGAGTTGCGCTGAGCTTCATCCCAATGTCCTCTTCCGTCTACCTTCCCATTCAAATAATCTTGATATTCTCCCCATGAGACACCGGTCATCAAATGTACGATGTATCCCTTGTCCCGCCACTGTTTGATTCGATCCGGCATGGTTTCATCAATACCGTAAACCATTACAAAGTCTGCCTGAAGATCATACGTTGGATGGTACGGCGATAATTCTTGGAATCCTGTACGTTCCTCCGAGCGAGTTCTAGCAGTCATTCCTAAACCTCCCAATCATAGATGATCATCCTAGCATGAACCAAACCATCCCTTGTTATCCAATTATTCCGATTATTAATCCGATGCCCCCGCTGCACCACTGTATATTGTGGTTTCGTCAATTTTCGCACCGGAACCGGAACCGGGACCGTAGACTCAATCAACCCCGAGACCAACTATGACTGGGAAGTGATCTGACGGATAACGTTCGAGGTAGTGCCTCTGATCGACTTCAAACCGGAACGGGTGAATGTCCGGTGTAAGAAACACGTAGTCAATCGTCTCACCATCCGTCCGTCCACTAAATCCGTGAAACGTTGCTGCCGGCGTTTGGCAATGATTTATAACACTAGCATCTGTCAGTTTAACTCGATTGCCAGCTAGATTCTGCTGCCCGCTCAAAAATTGAACTACCGGATTGTCCGGCGTAGAGTTTAGGTCGCCCATCAAAATGGCTGGACATTGATGTTCCTGCGTAAATGATTTCAGAAATGAAGCAATGAGAACCGCGCCGTGTTCACGGGCCGATTGACTCATATGGTCGAGATGGGTATTTAGGATGAGCAATTGGCTCGCTGGAACCCTATTCTCCGACACGAGTACCCAAGTACAGATTCGAGGACACGCCGAGTCCCAGCTTGTGCTCGGGACGCTTGGTGTCTCGGAAAGCCAAAATTGCCCGGATTTTTTAATCGATAGGACTGAAGAACGCACGTATATCGCGCAGTGTTCGTCCTGATCTTTTCCGTCGCGTCCTTTTCCGACCCGTTCGTAGCCTGCAAGGAATATCTTGAGATCGTCCATCATGGGTACAAGAGCCTCTTGCACACCGATGATGTCTGGACCATGCTCACGTATCACTTCTCCTACACTAGGCACCCTACGAGGCCATGCGTTTACCCCATCGCGCTTGACATGAACCCGCAAATTCATCGACATGACAGTGATATCCATGATTCTCGACCCCGCTTTCCAAAAGGTGGTTTATGGAATTTTCATAACAAACTTGGTCACATATTGCCTGAGCGCTGACAAATGTTGTGATATTACAGATCGGAACTTAAATCCTTTGTGTCTACTTCAGAGGACGTAGTTCAATTGAAATTCAATCACTATCACTCATCTATTTCTCTTTGAATGAATGCTTGTAAGCCAAGAGCCATTGCCCCACACAATCCAGCGTTATCTTCTAATCCAGGTGGAATAATATAATGATCGATATCCGAAAGTAGCGCCTCTGAACTGACATAACCATTTAAATTTTTCTGTACCTCGGTACGGATTAGGGGAAATAACTGCTTCTGATGCATCACGCCGCCACCTAAGATGATTTTCTTTGGCGACAACATCAGAATTGCGGAGGTAACTGCCTGACCAATATAAAATGCTTCAATATCCCATGCAGAATGATTTGTCCCAAGGTCACTTCCTTTAATATTCCATCTCTTTTCAATAGCAGGACCTGAAGCCATCCCTTCTAAACAATCCCCATGATATGGACAACTCCCAACAAACTCATCATGTGGGTGACGTCTGATTAGAAGATGTCCCCCTTCAGGATGAACAAGGCCATGGACAAGTTTTCCCTCAGTATATACACCTATCCCGATCCCGGTACCGATTGTGAAGTACACGCAGCTATCTGAACCCTTGGCCGCACCCCATGTTGCTTCTCCTAATGCAGCGGCGTTTACATCTGTATCCCATCCAAACGGAACATGAAATTCCTTTTTTAATTTCTTTAAAAAGGGATACCTCGCCCAACCTTCCTTTGGAGTTGTTGTCACGTATCCGTATAAGGGACTAGCGGGGTCAATGTTAATCGGCCCGAACGTCCCGATTCCGATGCAATCTACTCTTTTATCTTGGAAATACGCGATCACTTCATCGAGTGTCTGATCCGGTTGTCCGGTCGGTAAGCTGATTCGATCCTCGATGAATCCGTCTTCATTTCCGTAGCCGCAAACAAATTTTGTACCTCCTGCTTCAATAGCACCGATACGCACACCATGTTCCTCCCTTGTGATTCCGTAAGTCCAACGAACGATTCAATCCTAAAGTAATTTTACACACGCACAGGTATCATCCTGGTGGCGCTTATCTTCGGGTAAGAGTACGCTTTGGCATTCTACGTCTATGTTATCTCCCACAGCGATCATTTCCGGGGTACCGCCGGACTGCGCGGGACGCATTGTACGCTATTGATAGAAATTACTCCTTACAAAAGCCTTAAAAACTTTTGGCTGGATACCACTTCTATGCATGAAAAGATGCACTTTCCCGTGTTTGCTGGTATCGCTCCTCTTGAGCGATCTCATTTCCGAGCAAACAAAGGAGGGACTTGCTTGCTGCAACTAAAAGGAGAGGAAAGACAACAATCAATTATGAAAGTCACACGGGACCATTTACATTAATTCGCTGCATAGGGTGAGTCGGACCTGTCAAGAGGCACTGTAATACTTTCAAGGTTCCGCAAAACTCTAACTTGATGGTATGTGTAAAGTGACTCCATCAATGACGTGCAGCATTCACCAACGGGACGGAAGCCGTCGATTGAGCAACTTGAATTCGACAGGGAAGTACGACTGGTTCCAAAGCCTTCTCTTTGTCAGATGACCATAGGTCATCCAATATTCGAACACAGTGGCGAGCCATTTCAGCTTCATCCTGAATCACATGCGTAAAGTCCCAAAAACCATTCTTGACTGGGCCGCCATCAAAACAAACAATGGAAAGCTCATCAGGAACTTTTCTGCCTATGTTTAAGCTCGCGTCGTAAACATTCTGAGCAAGGCTATCCTCCACGGCGAAGACTGCGGTGACTTCTGGGTGTTTGTTTAAAAAGTCTGAAATCCCATTCACTTGTTGACCTTTTCCATTACTGATACGGCCTTCACTTAACGTCAGATGATATTCGGATTCGGCTGTGATCCCATGGCTCTTCAGACTATCTGTAAAGCCATCTAACCGATCCATTAGTGTCGAAGTCCCATGGAGCGGTAAAGTATAAAAGGCAATATTCTTGTGTCCAAGAGAAATGAGATAGTCGGTCAGTTCCTTAGCCGCACCATAGTTATCACTGGTGACGTAAGGAAGCGGAATTCCCGGGAGCGACTTGTCAACAAGAACGACGGGAAATCGATCAACGCGCAAGCTTAAAATTGCATCGTTATAATACGGTCCATTGACCGGCAGAACAATCAGCCCCTTGACGCCACATTCAACCAATCGATGAATGCATGCTTGCTCATTTTGTTGACTGCCATAACTTGCGGCCAAAACGATAGACATTCCTCGTTTATTCAAGATTTG
This window encodes:
- a CDS encoding sulfite exporter TauE/SafE family protein translates to MIVLTMLVVGLILGFVGAGGSGVIIALLTTVFGVSIHTALGTSLLAMVLTTISGAVSHFREGNVVTKTGAAIGGFGAIGAFAGSHIAHQISAHDLTWLTACMLFLSALLLWMRMFISKKRQSSQMDDQLVLSGSRFWLSAIGLGLVTGLLSGTFGIGSTPFIQIGLLLFFGMSIRQAAGTTMLVILPIALLGGIGYMSNGYLNVGLFFEVVIGTIVGTYIGAKFTKRLHPIVLKIAMVTVPTIGGLLLLM
- a CDS encoding GNAT family N-acetyltransferase produces the protein MLHIRILHESDSKDLLQFELENRKYFAASISDRGDDYFSNFGIVLSDDIKDQTRGERRFYLALNSSGDIVGRVNLYDIGMRANLGTASLGYRFGERFCGKGYATFAVSLVCEKAKHELNIDQLKAMVAVQNVGSQRVLEKTGFLVTDGTPTHFESNGKSVEAIHCPMLTEVFYMAFHNVR
- a CDS encoding GntR family transcriptional regulator, which gives rise to MPKGALYLQVYHAIKNAIENGQFQEGEILPTESELMEKFGVSRITTNRALQILASEGIVTRKTGVGTFVGKTRPVSDALRSPDNTSSNRDEDNFPTPGGLPLVGIVVPFLTGTFGQIIVSTTEQILNKRGMSIVLAASYGSQQNEQACIHRLVECGVKGLIVLPVNGPYYNDAILSLRVDRFPVVLVDKSLPGIPLPYVTSDNYGAAKELTDYLISLGHKNIAFYTLPLHGTSTLMDRLDGFTDSLKSHGITAESEYHLTLSEGRISNGKGQQVNGISDFLNKHPEVTAVFAVEDSLAQNVYDASLNIGRKVPDELSIVCFDGGPVKNGFWDFTHVIQDEAEMARHCVRILDDLWSSDKEKALEPVVLPCRIQVAQSTASVPLVNAARH
- a CDS encoding excinuclease ABC subunit UvrA translates to MTQEYIEIRGARENNLQDISLHIPKRQITIFTGVSGSGKSSIVFDTIAAESQRLLNENFSMFVRNFLPRVPQPDADAIENLSMAVIVDQKRLGGGSHSTMGTITDISPILRLLFSRVGQPYVGQANLFSFNDPQGMCPECNGTGRSMCVDMSKALDTSKSLNEGAIMLPGYTVDSMDLNMIVESGPFDPDKKLSDYSDEELDQLLYGKARKVATQFGGKTVNITVEGCIEKFTNKYIKRDVKTYSERTQRTVAPYISEGPCSSCGGARLSQAALNCRINGLNIAEMSSMEVGQLIRVIREIDDPVAAPVVKSLTERLQHLVDIGLDYLTLDRETDSLSGGESQRVKMVKHLSGSLVDVTYIFDEPSVGLHPRDVHRLNGLLQKLRDKGNTVIVVEHDPDVIRVADHIVDVGPHAGSRGGTIVYEGSFQGLLEADTLTGAYMKRPLQLKHDCRQPSGKLSIKDATLHNLRNVSVDIPTGVLTVVTGGAGSGKSTLINEIFLSQHPDAIVIDQSAVGVSTRSNPATYTGIMDDVRKAFASANKVSQGLFSFNSKGACENCQGLGVVYADLAFLDSVKLPCEVCGGRRFKEEVLAYKLNGKSIAEVLEMTVEQALDFFQLKEVVRKLQAMSDVGLNYITLGQPLSTLSGGECQRIKLASELHKNGSIYVMDEPTTGLHMSDIGHLLGIMNRLVDAGNTVIVIEHNLDVISQADWIIDMGPDGGSRGGQVVFEGTPPQIIRAEQSITGRYLREHMND
- a CDS encoding ROK family protein; this translates as MRIGAIEAGGTKFVCGYGNEDGFIEDRISLPTGQPDQTLDEVIAYFQDKRVDCIGIGTFGPINIDPASPLYGYVTTTPKEGWARYPFLKKLKKEFHVPFGWDTDVNAAALGEATWGAAKGSDSCVYFTIGTGIGIGVYTEGKLVHGLVHPEGGHLLIRRHPHDEFVGSCPYHGDCLEGMASGPAIEKRWNIKGSDLGTNHSAWDIEAFYIGQAVTSAILMLSPKKIILGGGVMHQKQLFPLIRTEVQKNLNGYVSSEALLSDIDHYIIPPGLEDNAGLCGAMALGLQAFIQREIDE
- a CDS encoding endonuclease/exonuclease/phosphatase family protein; its protein translation is MDITVMSMNLRVHVKRDGVNAWPRRVPSVGEVIREHGPDIIGVQEALVPMMDDLKIFLAGYERVGKGRDGKDQDEHCAIYVRSSVLSIKKSGQFWLSETPSVPSTSWDSACPRICTWVLVSENRVPASQLLILNTHLDHMSQSAREHGAVLIASFLKSFTQEHQCPAILMGDLNSTPDNPVVQFLSGQQNLAGNRVKLTDASVINHCQTPAATFHGFSGRTDGETIDYVFLTPDIHPFRFEVDQRHYLERYPSDHFPVIVGLGVD
- a CDS encoding DinB family protein, whose protein sequence is MSEILEQQYEYIRRTRELLLSFLEEIPVQKLHETVPGFGHGCILRTHIHVIDCYRRWLGSFAFHERWADFRDTADDDIKHYDVKKVRDRFKEVDDIVQKFFHEFHDRWLESIENEVGWMDQALSVTPLFLLTHTETHEFHHKGQIVSMARHLGYTPPITDLD
- a CDS encoding glycoside hydrolase family 125 protein; translation: MSAVSVTMMSAMEQITQRVEEWFGSSSMVTQLFKNCFSNTMSTTILPQGERDTFVITGDIPAMWLRDSAAQVRPYLLLAGENHEIAEMIEGVIYRQLNSILLDPYANAFNVNDNGEGHQKDKTAMSGGVWERKYEIDSLCYPIQLSYLYWKSTGKVDHLQSDVFKQAVREILSIWRTEQNHEQDSTYVFERDGSRKLDTLSRGGKGPVTGVTGMTWSGFRPSDDACTYSYLIPSNMFVVVVLQYLDEIFQDVIGDFETTRFISSLSEEINNGIKNYGIVSHPEYGDVYAYEVDGLGHYVLMDDANVPSLLSIPYLGYCKKDDPIYLNTRKFLLSAQNPYYYSGLVRGIGSSHTPEGYVWALSVAMQGLTSDDRAERKELLEMLCQMDAGTGMLHEGIDCNDLTQFTRDWFSWANMLFCEFVLSEMDLWVVASPLATQ